The sequence CTTAGCCGTGCTCCGAGTCCTGGCCGGCCGCGCCCGGGGCCCGCACCGCTGGATCAGGCGGCTCCCCTCCTCGGTCCGGATTCGGCCAGACCGGTGGCGCAGGCGAGGATGGGGCGCATGGTTGTGACGAGTGGGTGGATGCGCCGTACCGAAGTCCGGCAGGCGGGGCCGAGCTGGGGCAGCGTGGAAGGGACGGCCAGGTGAGTACGCCGCTGTACCGACTCAAGGCCGAGTTCTTCAAGACCCTCGGCCACCCGGCCCGCATCCGGGTTCTGGAACTGCTGAGCGCGCGTGAGCACGCGGTGGCGGAGATGCTGCCCGAGGTGGGCATCGAGCCCGCCCATCTCTCCCAGCAACTGGCGGTGCTGCGGCGGGCGAACCTGGTCAAGACCCGCAAGGAGGGCTCGACCGTGTACTACTCCCTGACCAGCCCGCAGGTGGCGGAGCTGCTGCGGGTGGCTCGGAGCATCCTGTCGGGGGTGCTGGCCGGACAGGCCGAGCTGCTCGCCGATCTGCAGGCCGCACAAGGGGAGGCGAAGCCGCCGTCCTGACGGGCGGTCCTTGACCGGCCGTCGGATTCGTGGGCCGCACCCGCTACGCGGTCGGCCAGACCTCCTCGGTCGCTCTCGACCACCAGATGTGGACGCGCGACGGCGAACTGCACTTCCGCTGGGACGTCGCCGAGGAACGGTTCCCGGCCGACCGGATCGAGCTGCTGTACGCGTACTTCGTGAACGAGCCGGAGAGCCTCGCCGACCTGTCACAGCGGGCCCCGAGCCCCCGGCGAAGGCTGCCTGGCCGTCCTCGGCTTCACCTGCGACGACCTCGACCCGGAGCGGCTCGCCGAGGCCTGGACTCGGCTGCTGGCCGCACACCCGGCGCTGCGGGCCACGGTGACCGCGACGGGTGACCTGGTCGTGCCCGAGTACGGTCCGGACCGCCGGCACATACCCGAACTCACCGCGGCGGCCCCGCGGGACACCGAGGACGCGCTGCGCGAACTGGCCGCCCGTCCCTTTCCGCTGGGCCGCGGCCCGCACGCCGAGATCGCGCAGCATCCACTGGGTGGCGGGCGAACTGTTCGGTTTCTACGCCGACGCGTCCGCCGGCGCCCGCCCGGCTCCGGCGCGGCAGGACGCCTCTCAGGACGGCGAAGTACTCGGTCCCGCCGAGGCGTTGGCGTACTGGAGCGAACGGCTCGACGGCCTGCCCCCGGACCGTTGCCGGAGCCCGCACCGGACCGCACTCGCACCCGCAGACAGGCCCGGCTCGCCGCATGGCCCAGCCTGCGCGTCCGGCTCGCCGAACGCGGACTGACCGTCGACGCCCTGCTGCTCGCCGCCTTCACCGAGGTGCTGTCCGAATGGTGCGCCGAACCCTTCGCCGTGACGGTCGTACGGTGGACGCGCGCGCTGCGGGCAGCGGGCCCCGGCGAGCGTACGGCACTGAGCTGGGTGGCCCACCGGGCGGCACCTTCCTCCCGGTCGCCCGTGCTCTCGGCAACACCGGCCACAACGGACTGATCCCGTGGTACGCGGCGGCCTGCGCGGCCCTCGGCATCGTGGGTGTCTTCCTGATCCGCCACGACGACCTGTACGACACGGAGCCCGACCCGTCTCCCGACCCCTCGTAGCGCTCCCTCGGGAGCCGACCGGCCCGCCGGCATACGCGCCCGCGGGCCGATCGAGGCGGGATCAGCCGACGCGCAGCGTCAGGGCCGCGGTGTGGAGTCTGCCGCCGGTCCGGAACTGCAGGAAGAGCCGCCAGTTGCCCGAGGAGGGCAGTTCGGCGTGGAACGACAGCTCCGGTCCGCCGTGATCGCCGTGGACCTCGGTGGTGGGGTGGAGGTGGGCGAACGCGGCGTCGCCTTCGTGGAAGGCGGTCAGGTGGGCGTAGGTGTCGAGGTAGGGCTGCAGATCGGTGACCGGCTTGCCGCCCTTGGTGATCCGGACGGTCAGCGGGTGCGCCATGCCGGCCATGAGCTCGCCCTTCACCGTGACCGTGTACCCGTCGGCCTCGGTGCTGGTGGTCGCGGCGGGCAGGGGCGTCCTGGTGACCGTGCCGGGGACGGTGACGGTCCGGCTGAGGACGAAGTCCTTGCCCTTGCCGCGGCCGCCGTCGGGCGTGAAGGCGGCGAACATCCGCCATGCGCCGGAGGCGAGGGGGGACAGGCCGGCGGTCCAGGTGCCGTCGGACGCCATCGTCGGGTGAACGTGCTGGAAGCCGGTCAGGTCGGAGCGGATGGCGTAGAAGTGCATCCGCTTGGTCTGGTCGAGCGTGAACGAGGTGACCGGCCTGCCGTCCGGCCCCGTGACCGTGAACCGGTAGGCGGTCCGCCTGCCCGCGGTCAGGGTGCTGTCGGGGCTGTCGAGGCGGTAGCCGTCCCTGGCGCCGGCCAGGCCGTTGCCGCCCGCCGCCTGGTGCATGCCGGGCATGTCGCCCATCGCGCCGGGGGCGGCAGAACGGGTCGCCTCGGGTGAGGCGTTGTGGCGCATGCCGGGCATGGCCGGGTCGTCGTCGGAGCCGCAGGCGGCCAGGGTCAGGGCGAGTACGGCCGCGGTGCCGGTCGCCACGAGGGCATGACGGCGAACGGGAAAACGGGTGAGAGCGAACATCGGTCGGATGTCTTTCCGGGTGGCGCACCACGCCGGGTGGCGCGCGGGGTGAGCAGGACGCTGCGGCCGTACGGGCCCGGTGCAGGGGCCGTTCCGGCACGGTTCCCGTCACGTCCGCGCGATGCAGACCCGCAGGAGAAGCTCACGTCCGCCCGGCGGCCCGCGCCGCCGGGTCCCATCGGAACCCCGGGCGCGATGCACGCCCCAGGCCGCCAGCGCGGCGAGGGCGAGGACGCAGACGAGAGGAGCCAGGGGCAGGGTGATCTGGCCTTGGGCGGGGGCGGCGACGCACACCGCCCCGTGCGCGGCCGTGCCGTTCATCGCCCGGGCCCGGAGGGCGTCGCCGCGGGGCTGCGCGGGCACGGCCTCGGTCCCCGCCATGGCGGAGGCACGGCCGTCGTCCATGGACGCGGCGGCCGTGGCCGTGCCCATCTCGCTGTGACAGCCGCCGCCGGCCGCGGTCGGCGAGCCGTGCATGAGGAACAGGCCGAGCAGGACCGCGCAGAGAGCGAACAGCCGGGGGATACCCGGGCCGGTCGCGCGGTCGGCACTCCTCATGGCCCGCCCTCCTTCCACCCGCTCGGATCGTCTTCCGTCGACGACGATACCGGGTAGGGGTACCGGTGCCGCATGCGGGGGTGCCGACGCGTCCCCCGCGCACCGTGATGCCCGGCGACCTCGCGCGAGGGAGCGGACATGCTCGTACGGTGAGAGAAGGACGCCCTTCTCACCCGTACGGGCGTGTGCGCAAGGAGGTTGAACCTATGACCACCGCCGCAGAGATCATGCATCGCGGGGCTCAGTGGATCCCGGCGACCGAGACCCTCGACCGGGCCGCGCAGCTGATGGCGCGCCTGAACGTGGGCGCGTTGCCCGTCAGCGACGCCAACGAGCGGCTGTGCGGCATCATCACGGACCGCGACATCGTCGTGAAGTGCGTGGCCAAGGGCCATGACCCGTCGAAGGTGACGTGCGCCGACCTGGCACAGGGCACGCCGCGCTGGATCGACGCGGACGCGAGTGTGGACCAGGTGCTGGACGAGATGGAGCGGAACCGGATACGCAGGCTGCCGGTCATCAAGAACAAGAAGCTCGTCGGCATCATCAGCGAGGCCGATCTCGCCACTCACCTGACGGACGCGCAGATCCACGGCTTTGTCGAGAAGGTCTACGCGACAGCCTGACAGCGGCGGTTCCGGTGGCTGTCGAAGCGGTGAGCGCGGTGATGCGGAGCGGGCCGCTCTGAGGGGCTCATGGCCCGCGTGGCATCATCGGGCGGCGTAGTCCCACGCCGTCGCACAAGGAGCACGATGAACCCCGCTCTCACCGCCCTGCCCGATGGGGGTGCCCCCGTCCGAACGGAGGGGAGAGCTTGAGGGAGGGCACCTCCCTGCTGGACGACTTCTCCCTGGAGATGACCGGCAAGGACGTCCCGAAGCTGGAGGAGGCGCGCGACAGCATCCCCCGGGGCACACGGATCAACGTCACCTTCCTGGCGGGCGAGGACCTCGGCATGCGGCTGGCGGCCGCCCGCGCGGTGAAGCGGCTCGGTTTCGTGCCCGTACCGCACATCTCCGCACGCCGCCTGCCCTCGCGGGTCCACCTGGAGGAGTTCCTGGCCGGTCTGGCGGCGGACGGCACCGCCGAGAACGTGTTCGTGGTCGGCGGCGACCCCGCCCGCCCGGAAGGCCCCTACGAGGACGCCCTGTCCGTCATCCGCACCGGGCTGCTCCAGCGGTACGGCGCACGGCACATCGGCATCAGCGGCTACCCGGAGGGCCACCCGGCGATCGCCGGTCCCACGCTGTGGTCGGCGCTCACCGACAAGACGGCGGCCCTCGGCACCGGGCGGCTCGACGGCGACGTCATCACCCAGTTCGGTTTCGACGTCGCCCCGGTCCTCAGCTGGCTGGAGGCCGCCCGCGCCCGCGGAGTGCACCTGCCGGTCCGCATCGGCGTCCCCGGCCCCGCGGGCGTGCGCCGGCTGCTCGGCTACGCGGCCCGGTTCGGCGTCGCCACCAGCGCCTCCGTCGCCCGCAAGTACGGCTTCTCGCTGACCAACCTGATGGGGACGACGGGCCCGGACCGCTTCCTGCACGCGCTGGCCAAGGAGTACGACCCCGCGCGGCACGGCGCGGTGAAGGTGCACTTCTACACCTTCGGCGGTCTGCGGGCGACCTCGGAGTGGATCGCCCGGTTCCGGCAGGCGGACCACCGCCGGTAGGAACGGCGCCGCTTCGCCCGGACGGCGCGCAGAAGATGCCCGACGGCGGGCGGGCTGAGGCAATGGGGATGTCCAGGAGTCCACCGTCCCGGAGGTCCCCCCATGACCGGTCCGCCAGCCGCCACTCCCGGTGGACCGGCCGGTGAGGAGCCGCCGCCCCGGAGCCCGGCCCGGTACGGCGCGGGACGTGCCTCCGGCGCCGCGGGGCGGGCGGCACGTGTCACGGCCTCGGCCGTACTCATCGTGCTGACCTGCGTCCTCGTTCCCGTCGCCCTGCTCGCCACCTGGGTGCACGACATCGCGCTCGACACCGACCGCTATGTGTCCACGGTCTCGCCGCTGGCGCGGGAACCCGCGATCCAGGACGCGGCCGTCCACCGGATCACCGAGGCGGTCGGCGCCAAGGTGAACGGCCCCCAGGCGGCCGCCGACATCGGCACCTGGCTTCAGTCCCACGGGCTGCCACCGCGCGCCGCGGACGCCGTCAAGGCACTGGGGCCGCAGATCGACTCCGCGGTGGAGCAGGCCGTCACCAGGGCCGCCACCCGGGTCGTGGACAGCAAGGCCTTCGAAACGGTGTGGACCACCGCCAACCGCGCCGCCCACCAGGCCGTGGTGCACGCCCTGACCGGCGAGGGCCGCGGCGCCTTCGAAGTGAAGGGCGGCACCGTCACCCTCGACATCGGCACCGCCGTGGAACGGGTCAAGAAGGACCTCGTCGACGCCGGCATCAGCCCGGCCGCGAAGATCCCGGACGTCAACAAGCAGTTGGTGCTCTTCCAGTCCGACCAGCTCGCCAAAGCCCGCAAGGGCGCACACCTGCTGGACGTGATCGGCAATTGGTTCCCCGTCCTCGTCGTCGTCCTCGGCACCGCCGGAGTCCTGCTCGCCCGGCACCGGCGGCGGGCGCTGGCCCGCACCGCGCTCGGCGCCGCCTTCGCCTGCCTGGTCGTGGCCATCGGTCTGGTCGTGGCCCGCCACTACTACCTGGACCACCTGCCACCCGAGGTGCAGTCCCGCGCGGCCGCCGCGGCCGTCTTCGACACCCTGCTGCGCTTCCTGAAGGTCAGCCTGCGCACGGCCGTCGTCCTCGGAGTCGTCGTCGCGCTCGGCGCCTACCTCATCGGGCCGGGACGGCTGCCCGTCGTCGTGCGCGGCGCCTGCGACCGCACCGCCGACTCGGCGGCCCAGTGGGCGGCGGGGTACCACATCACCACCGGACGGGCGGGCACCTGGACACAGGCCCACCGGCGCTCGCTCACCCTCGTCGCGCTGCTCGTCGTGGCCCTCGTCTTCACCCTGTGGAACCACCC is a genomic window of Streptomyces griseochromogenes containing:
- a CDS encoding ArsR/SmtB family transcription factor, with amino-acid sequence MSTPLYRLKAEFFKTLGHPARIRVLELLSAREHAVAEMLPEVGIEPAHLSQQLAVLRRANLVKTRKEGSTVYYSLTSPQVAELLRVARSILSGVLAGQAELLADLQAAQGEAKPPS
- a CDS encoding methylenetetrahydrofolate reductase, with the protein product MTGKDVPKLEEARDSIPRGTRINVTFLAGEDLGMRLAAARAVKRLGFVPVPHISARRLPSRVHLEEFLAGLAADGTAENVFVVGGDPARPEGPYEDALSVIRTGLLQRYGARHIGISGYPEGHPAIAGPTLWSALTDKTAALGTGRLDGDVITQFGFDVAPVLSWLEAARARGVHLPVRIGVPGPAGVRRLLGYAARFGVATSASVARKYGFSLTNLMGTTGPDRFLHALAKEYDPARHGAVKVHFYTFGGLRATSEWIARFRQADHRR
- a CDS encoding CBS domain-containing protein; this translates as MTTAAEIMHRGAQWIPATETLDRAAQLMARLNVGALPVSDANERLCGIITDRDIVVKCVAKGHDPSKVTCADLAQGTPRWIDADASVDQVLDEMERNRIRRLPVIKNKKLVGIISEADLATHLTDAQIHGFVEKVYATA